In a single window of the Acidobacteriota bacterium genome:
- a CDS encoding choice-of-anchor J domain-containing protein, translating into MNKNVRNMRYTVLTMAAIALVAAILSYTHAPQEVSAAKSVGALPAEFASADDVTRVIRSADTKIFRVPVADRADRDRASRGGVVLSDFGSFITVAAENAKSITREGLSAEEIPTTIHLPGMTFDPIRQPQPGTVESGSPNNKDGGYYIIQFGTTVDDGLYNSLIAAGVEILQYVPHQAYFVYAEGDAITRAAEHSRIRWIGRHMPDHKVPKFTFEQVQGARGDVRSKAAPVQIEVTGRNAAIFDLAVFKRADVDYIASVIEAQYGGQVIHTSKLTANYFDIIRVELGLDVAIATSDIPGVISIDPWIRPSREDERAAQIIAGNYTGPTTINAPGYDPLTQFGVDGTNVTVSVVDDGVGIPGDGGFYVTAANTVNGPLRGASAGAQGHGHLQASIISGGGPSSPILDPLGYNYGRGIAPNSHIINIPLLRTGYTGTDASPSNDTVITAGPNGVLGSMSNNSWGAGTNGNSYDSLAAQYDGFVRDAGTAAGLQPLSILFSAGNSGASGLTRPKVAKNVISTASSENLRTEIDGTANNMEDISSFSSRGPASDGRIKPDITAPGQAITGGRSGPDALFGNIGTDHRWSSGTSHAVPNVTGAAVLFTQWWKSVNSGNNPSPALLKAALLNTGRDMTGTGATAGVPNGAEGWGRVFMKNLLNTGVPTKYVNQTVEFFNPGETITYVGTVADATKEVRVALVWTDPPGAGNPALVNNLDLNVTVGGTLYRGNVFSGGLSTTGGSNSTIDNVEMVRLAPGVAAGTTFSIQVNAVALNGDGILGNADPTDQHFALVIYNFNEGNAAVLSPSGATLVSESCLPANGVIDPGETVQISLGVQNVGNVNTVNDVGTLQATGGVTAPSGPQNYGVITAGGAAVNRTFTFTADPNLACGATLTASVQHQDGATNLGLVNYTLPTGISGPGAFNENFDSVTAPALPAGWVAANAAGAAPLWVTSTSGVPAPAADSPPNAAFIDDPATVSDKRLDTPSFIPTPAMQLSFRNNFNLENTFDGGVLEISINSGAFQDIIAAGGSFVTGGYTGAISTGFSSPIGGRQAWTGNSAGFITTTVAMPPASVGQSTVLRFRMASDTSVAGQGWRIDSFTSTVPVCCGAGGPTPTPGVTPTPTPTPTPTPTPTPTPTPTGTPTPSPTPSCTPSSQGFDDITALPGWSLQNLSAPVGTTNWFQGNSAVFPSHTGAPTSYIGANFNNTAGTGTISNWLITPVVALSNGQTMSFWTRGTTGNTFPDRLQVRMSTAGASTNVGGSATSVGDFTTLLLDINPTYTAGTYPEVWTQFTVTVAGLGGPATGRFAFRYFVENGGPTGANSNYIGIDTVSIDCPTGPGPSPTPSPSPSVSPTPTPSPTPTPTPSPTPTPSPSPSPTPGTCTFSNGGLNPQPLTKSGVAAPTGSFWSEVQNDTGNTAEANTSAGFSGGVTTTTTFRLADDFTISTTCQLQTVDTYAYQTGGPTTSPFTAATLRIWNGPPNAGGTVIFGDTTTNRLIGSVDTGFFRIFNTVAPPPGSAPGTTRRIWRNTLSINTTLPPGTYWLDWSTSITALGAHFAPSKTIEGSRGAPGDNALQFSSTTNTWTAAIDTGNPASAPDVPQDFPFDVVGIDIGGPSPTPSPGVTPTPTPTPSPSPSPSPTPGPGCDLVFSYENAAGVAIPDNNPAGVSVTVPVAGAPNIADMNFRFDGTFSGTVNDPNVGVAHSWVGDLIVNVQSPSGTTVAVFDRPGVPTPSTVGCNNNNLAAILLDDDGGFPPVENGCDIAGGTAAGFPAGNYSPNNPLSAFDGQDPNGNWTITFSDNAGADTGRIHRFSLVFQGNCPTPTPSVTPTPTPSPSPSPTPVTCDQNFDTVVAPALPTAWTGVTTVGALPPWATTTNNPDTPLNAAFAGSVPSVSNTELISPPFIVAAGGSQMTFRNAFNLEAGTAPTGFDGMVLEISINGGPFFDIITAGGSWVTGGYNRTISAGFGSPIAGREAWSGLSGGTTAAPAYITTTVNLPATANGQIVRMKWRVATDSSVVAAGTPGAWVDTISGISCTATSAGVDVSGRVLTSDGRGLRNATVTMTDANGVVRTATTSSFGFYRFEGVTVGESYVMGVSSRSYRFTPRVVQVFDTLTDIDFIGLE; encoded by the coding sequence ATGAACAAGAATGTACGAAATATGCGCTATACAGTGCTGACCATGGCGGCTATAGCACTGGTCGCAGCTATCCTTAGTTACACGCACGCTCCGCAAGAGGTGTCAGCGGCAAAGTCCGTCGGCGCACTTCCTGCCGAGTTTGCTTCGGCTGACGATGTCACGCGAGTGATCCGCAGCGCAGATACGAAGATCTTTCGTGTGCCCGTTGCCGACCGCGCTGACCGCGACCGGGCGTCACGCGGCGGTGTTGTGTTAAGTGATTTTGGTTCCTTCATAACGGTCGCGGCCGAAAACGCAAAGAGCATTACACGCGAAGGCCTCTCGGCCGAAGAGATCCCGACGACGATCCATCTGCCGGGCATGACCTTCGATCCGATCCGACAGCCGCAGCCCGGCACGGTCGAATCGGGCTCGCCGAATAATAAGGACGGCGGCTATTACATTATCCAATTCGGCACGACCGTCGATGACGGCCTGTACAACAGCCTGATCGCCGCGGGCGTCGAGATCCTCCAATACGTCCCGCATCAGGCATATTTCGTTTACGCTGAGGGCGACGCGATAACACGTGCCGCCGAACATTCCCGTATTCGATGGATCGGCCGCCATATGCCCGACCACAAGGTGCCCAAGTTCACGTTTGAGCAGGTTCAGGGGGCACGCGGCGATGTCAGATCAAAAGCCGCCCCCGTCCAGATAGAGGTTACCGGCCGCAATGCCGCGATCTTTGATCTGGCGGTGTTCAAGCGTGCGGATGTCGATTACATCGCGTCCGTCATTGAGGCTCAATACGGCGGACAGGTTATCCATACCTCAAAGCTCACTGCCAATTACTTCGACATTATCCGCGTCGAGCTCGGCTTGGATGTCGCGATCGCGACGAGCGATATCCCAGGTGTGATCAGTATCGATCCATGGATCCGGCCCAGCCGCGAAGACGAGAGGGCCGCTCAGATCATCGCAGGTAACTATACGGGGCCTACGACGATCAACGCTCCCGGTTACGATCCGCTGACGCAATTCGGCGTTGACGGTACGAACGTCACGGTATCTGTCGTTGACGACGGCGTCGGCATCCCCGGAGACGGAGGATTCTACGTCACAGCGGCCAACACTGTGAATGGTCCGCTTCGCGGCGCGAGTGCCGGAGCACAGGGCCACGGACATCTGCAGGCGTCGATCATTTCCGGAGGCGGCCCGTCGTCTCCTATCCTCGATCCGCTTGGCTACAATTATGGCCGAGGCATTGCGCCTAACTCGCATATCATCAATATTCCTCTGCTGCGTACCGGTTACACCGGAACGGACGCTTCTCCGTCAAATGACACTGTAATTACCGCGGGCCCAAATGGAGTTCTCGGCAGTATGTCGAACAATTCGTGGGGTGCCGGCACCAACGGCAATTCTTACGATTCTTTGGCGGCTCAATATGACGGCTTTGTCCGAGATGCCGGAACTGCGGCCGGCCTTCAGCCGCTCTCGATACTCTTCTCGGCGGGTAACTCCGGAGCTTCTGGCCTGACCCGTCCCAAAGTGGCCAAGAACGTGATCTCGACCGCAAGTTCTGAGAACCTCCGAACCGAGATCGACGGCACGGCAAACAATATGGAGGACATCAGTTCGTTCTCCAGCCGCGGGCCTGCTTCCGATGGCCGCATCAAGCCGGATATTACAGCTCCGGGACAAGCGATCACTGGCGGACGTTCGGGACCGGACGCGCTATTCGGAAATATCGGCACAGATCATCGCTGGAGCAGCGGTACTTCGCATGCTGTACCGAACGTCACCGGTGCAGCAGTGCTGTTCACCCAATGGTGGAAGAGCGTGAATTCGGGCAACAACCCGAGCCCTGCATTGCTCAAGGCGGCCCTTCTCAATACCGGCCGCGATATGACAGGGACCGGTGCGACAGCCGGTGTTCCGAATGGAGCTGAAGGCTGGGGCCGCGTGTTCATGAAGAATTTGCTGAACACCGGCGTGCCGACAAAATATGTCAATCAGACCGTTGAGTTCTTTAATCCCGGCGAAACCATCACGTATGTCGGCACCGTTGCTGACGCTACGAAAGAAGTTCGCGTAGCTCTGGTTTGGACCGATCCTCCGGGAGCCGGTAACCCCGCGTTGGTCAATAACCTCGACCTGAACGTAACTGTAGGCGGAACGCTCTACCGGGGCAACGTGTTCTCGGGCGGGCTCTCGACCACAGGCGGATCCAACAGCACCATTGACAACGTCGAAATGGTCCGCCTTGCCCCCGGCGTCGCCGCGGGCACAACATTTTCGATCCAGGTGAATGCAGTCGCGCTCAACGGTGACGGCATTCTCGGCAATGCTGATCCCACGGACCAGCATTTTGCACTTGTTATATACAACTTCAATGAAGGCAATGCTGCGGTGTTGTCGCCCTCGGGTGCGACACTCGTCAGCGAAAGCTGTCTGCCGGCGAACGGTGTGATCGATCCGGGTGAAACGGTTCAGATCTCGCTGGGCGTGCAGAATGTCGGAAACGTCAACACCGTCAATGACGTAGGAACGCTTCAGGCGACTGGCGGTGTGACCGCTCCCAGCGGCCCGCAGAATTACGGTGTTATTACCGCGGGCGGAGCGGCCGTCAATCGCACATTCACATTTACTGCCGATCCTAATCTTGCTTGCGGAGCTACATTAACGGCATCTGTACAGCATCAGGACGGTGCGACGAATTTGGGCTTGGTCAATTACACATTGCCGACCGGTATCTCCGGACCGGGAGCCTTCAACGAGAATTTTGACAGCGTGACCGCACCGGCTTTGCCGGCAGGCTGGGTCGCCGCAAATGCTGCGGGTGCTGCCCCTCTTTGGGTCACGTCCACATCGGGTGTTCCGGCTCCCGCGGCGGACAGCCCGCCAAACGCGGCCTTTATCGACGATCCGGCAACAGTCTCTGACAAGCGGCTCGACACTCCGTCATTTATACCGACGCCTGCAATGCAGTTGAGCTTCAGGAACAATTTCAATTTGGAGAACACTTTCGATGGCGGCGTCCTCGAGATCTCTATAAACAGTGGAGCTTTCCAGGATATCATCGCCGCAGGCGGCAGTTTCGTTACCGGCGGCTACACCGGAGCAATATCTACCGGGTTCTCAAGCCCGATCGGCGGCCGTCAGGCATGGACCGGCAATTCCGCCGGGTTCATCACGACCACCGTTGCGATGCCTCCGGCATCAGTCGGCCAGTCGACCGTTCTCAGGTTTAGAATGGCGTCCGACACGTCAGTTGCCGGACAGGGGTGGAGGATCGACTCATTCACCTCGACAGTACCGGTTTGCTGCGGCGCCGGCGGCCCGACGCCGACACCGGGTGTGACGCCTACGCCTACGCCGACCCCAACGCCGACCCCAACGCCGACGCCGACCCCAACACCTACGGGCACGCCGACCCCGTCGCCGACGCCGTCATGCACACCTTCATCGCAAGGGTTTGACGACATCACGGCTCTTCCGGGTTGGTCTCTGCAAAACCTGTCGGCACCGGTTGGAACTACGAACTGGTTCCAGGGCAACTCGGCCGTTTTCCCGTCCCATACGGGTGCACCTACCTCCTACATTGGTGCCAATTTCAACAATACGGCCGGAACCGGCACTATCAGCAACTGGCTCATAACGCCTGTTGTGGCTCTGTCGAACGGCCAAACGATGTCCTTCTGGACCCGTGGCACAACAGGCAACACATTCCCCGATCGGCTGCAGGTCCGTATGAGTACGGCAGGGGCAAGTACAAACGTCGGAGGATCGGCAACATCTGTCGGTGACTTTACAACTCTGCTGCTCGATATCAATCCGACCTATACGGCCGGTACTTATCCTGAAGTGTGGACCCAGTTCACCGTAACAGTGGCCGGGCTCGGCGGACCGGCAACGGGTCGCTTCGCGTTCCGTTACTTCGTCGAGAACGGCGGCCCGACCGGTGCTAACTCTAACTACATCGGTATTGACACGGTATCGATCGATTGCCCGACAGGCCCCGGACCGTCACCGACACCCAGCCCGTCGCCATCGGTTTCGCCGACGCCGACGCCTTCGCCGACGCCGACCCCGACGCCTTCGCCGACGCCGACCCCGTCGCCGTCACCGAGCCCGACACCGGGAACGTGTACGTTCAGCAACGGCGGATTGAATCCGCAGCCGCTGACGAAGAGCGGAGTTGCGGCACCTACAGGCTCGTTCTGGAGCGAGGTGCAGAACGACACGGGCAACACGGCCGAAGCGAACACGTCGGCCGGATTCTCGGGCGGCGTGACAACGACGACGACGTTCCGTCTTGCTGACGACTTTACGATCAGCACGACATGTCAGCTGCAGACCGTAGATACGTATGCGTATCAGACGGGCGGCCCGACAACGTCGCCGTTCACGGCAGCTACGCTGAGGATCTGGAACGGCCCGCCGAATGCAGGCGGAACGGTGATCTTCGGAGATACGACGACGAACCGTTTGATCGGCTCAGTGGATACAGGGTTCTTCCGTATCTTCAATACGGTGGCACCGCCTCCGGGATCGGCACCGGGAACGACCCGCCGCATCTGGAGGAACACACTCAGCATCAATACGACACTGCCTCCGGGCACGTATTGGCTGGATTGGAGCACGAGCATCACTGCACTCGGAGCACACTTCGCACCTTCGAAGACCATCGAAGGATCGAGAGGAGCACCGGGCGACAACGCACTGCAGTTCTCGAGTACTACGAACACCTGGACGGCCGCTATCGACACGGGTAACCCGGCATCGGCACCTGACGTTCCTCAGGACTTCCCGTTCGATGTGGTCGGTATCGACATAGGCGGTCCGTCGCCGACGCCCAGCCCGGGCGTAACGCCGACACCGACGCCAACGCCTTCACCGTCGCCTTCACCGAGCCCGACACCGGGACCGGGATGCGATCTGGTGTTCAGCTATGAGAACGCAGCGGGTGTTGCGATACCTGACAACAACCCTGCAGGTGTTTCGGTTACAGTACCGGTTGCCGGTGCACCGAACATCGCGGATATGAACTTCCGCTTTGACGGAACATTCTCAGGAACGGTCAATGATCCCAACGTGGGTGTCGCCCACTCATGGGTCGGCGACCTGATCGTGAACGTACAATCACCGAGCGGAACGACGGTAGCGGTCTTTGACCGTCCGGGCGTGCCTACGCCGTCAACGGTGGGCTGCAACAACAACAACCTTGCGGCGATACTGCTCGATGACGACGGCGGCTTCCCGCCGGTCGAGAACGGCTGCGACATCGCGGGCGGAACGGCAGCAGGCTTCCCTGCAGGCAACTATTCGCCGAACAATCCTCTGAGTGCGTTCGACGGACAGGATCCGAACGGCAACTGGACCATCACGTTCAGCGACAACGCCGGAGCAGACACGGGCCGCATACACCGCTTCTCGCTGGTGTTCCAGGGCAATTGCCCGACCCCGACACCGTCGGTAACACCGACGCCGACGCCGAGCCCGTCACCGAGCCCGACACCGGTTACCTGTGATCAGAACTTTGACACGGTCGTAGCACCTGCCCTGCCGACGGCATGGACCGGTGTTACAACGGTCGGAGCACTTCCGCCGTGGGCGACGACGACGAACAATCCTGACACGCCGCTCAACGCAGCGTTCGCGGGTTCTGTTCCGTCGGTCAGCAACACGGAACTCATCTCGCCGCCATTCATCGTCGCGGCGGGCGGTTCGCAGATGACGTTCCGAAACGCGTTCAACCTCGAGGCGGGAACGGCACCGACCGGCTTTGACGGTATGGTGCTCGAGATCTCGATCAACGGCGGTCCGTTCTTCGACATCATCACCGCAGGCGGCAGTTGGGTGACGGGCGGCTACAACCGCACGATATCCGCAGGATTCGGCAGCCCGATCGCGGGACGCGAAGCATGGAGCGGCCTCTCGGGCGGCACCACGGCGGCACCGGCCTACATCACTACGACGGTCAATCTGCCGGCTACGGCAAATGGCCAGATCGTGAGGATGAAGTGGCGCGTGGCTACCGATTCTAGTGTGGTCGCGGCGGGTACACCGGGAGCATGGGTCGATACCATTTCCGGTATCTCGTGTACCGCAACGTCAGCGGGTGTTGACGTATCGGGACGTGTCCTGACGTCAGACGGCCGCGGACTTCGCAACGCGACGGTCACGATGACGGACGCGAACGGAGTGGTACGCACGGCGACGACCTCGTCGTTCGGCTTCTACCGGTTCGAGGGCGTCACGGTGGGCGAGAGCTATGTGATGGGCGTCAGCTCACGCAGCTACCGCTTCACGCCGCGTGTCGTTCAGGTGTTCGATACCCTAACCGATATCGACTTCATCGGACTTGAGTAG